The following proteins are encoded in a genomic region of Deltaproteobacteria bacterium:
- a CDS encoding DUF1015 domain-containing protein, which produces MAIVAPFKGLTYNFHQRQDLFRLVAPPYDVISEEEQLRYYEEDPHNVIRLILGKKRTGDSDWDNVYTRAADHFQRWQSDGTLIRSKEASLYVTAMTYDPGNGEPERVRWGIIALARIEDPSSGVILPHERTFSAHKDDRLKLFRACNAQFSQIFGLYEDPENAVLNACTEALSNTPQMDFRLEDGTRHQLWVLNRRSLFKEVSEAMAHKSIFIADGHHRYETARNYRDMMRARYGQRPANRSYEFVMMYLSSMNDKGLTILPSHRMIRKIPGFETKAFLEKVKQWFDVETFPITVPGTPQTSAELKQRLEEAGKERTAFGWYAQDSDRWHLLSLKPGMRGEMGDDLHPSLKALDVLVLSRLIFQKGLGFSKEDLDDEEIFQYQSNISKAVSEVASGKYRMVFLLNPTRMAHVTEVAGNGLVMPRKSTYFYPKVLTGLVLNKIDPYEIIQVP; this is translated from the coding sequence ATGGCTATTGTCGCACCGTTTAAAGGTTTAACCTATAACTTCCACCAGAGACAAGATCTTTTCCGCCTGGTAGCGCCCCCCTATGACGTTATCTCGGAAGAGGAACAGCTTCGATATTATGAGGAAGACCCCCACAATGTCATCCGGCTGATATTAGGCAAAAAACGGACCGGGGACTCGGATTGGGACAATGTTTATACCCGTGCAGCAGACCATTTTCAGAGATGGCAGTCAGACGGGACCCTGATCCGCTCCAAGGAAGCGTCTCTTTACGTTACCGCCATGACCTACGACCCTGGAAACGGCGAGCCGGAAAGGGTCCGATGGGGCATCATCGCCCTTGCGCGTATCGAGGATCCTTCTTCCGGCGTGATCCTCCCCCATGAAAGGACCTTCTCCGCCCACAAGGACGATCGGCTCAAGCTGTTCAGGGCGTGCAACGCCCAGTTCAGTCAGATTTTCGGGCTGTATGAAGACCCTGAAAACGCGGTGCTGAATGCCTGCACCGAGGCCCTGTCCAACACCCCTCAGATGGATTTCCGTCTGGAGGACGGTACCCGGCACCAACTCTGGGTCCTCAATCGAAGGAGTCTGTTTAAAGAGGTGTCCGAGGCCATGGCCCATAAATCCATCTTTATCGCCGACGGCCACCACCGCTATGAGACTGCGAGAAATTACCGGGACATGATGCGGGCCAGGTACGGTCAGAGACCGGCGAACCGATCCTATGAATTTGTCATGATGTATCTTTCCAGCATGAACGACAAGGGGCTTACCATCCTCCCTTCCCACAGAATGATAAGAAAGATTCCCGGATTCGAGACCAAGGCCTTCCTTGAAAAGGTGAAGCAATGGTTTGATGTGGAAACATTTCCCATCACCGTTCCAGGCACCCCCCAGACATCGGCCGAACTGAAGCAGAGACTGGAGGAAGCGGGGAAGGAGCGGACCGCTTTCGGCTGGTATGCACAGGATAGCGACCGATGGCATCTCCTCTCATTGAAACCGGGGATGAGAGGAGAGATGGGAGATGATCTTCATCCTTCCCTCAAGGCCCTCGACGTCCTCGTCCTCTCCCGGCTTATTTTCCAGAAAGGCCTCGGGTTCAGCAAAGAGGATCTGGATGATGAGGAGATATTTCAGTATCAGAGCAATATCTCCAAGGCAGTCTCAGAGGTGGCATCGGGAAAATACCGGATGGTATTTCTCCTGAATCCCACACGGATGGCCCATGTCACCGAGGTCGCCGGGAACGGCCTGGTCATGCCGAGAAAGTCGACCTATTTCTATCCCAAGGTGTTGACGGGTCTGGTGTTAAATAAGATCGATCCGTATGAAATCATCCAGGTGCCGTGA
- a CDS encoding M23 family metallopeptidase: protein MAKKRNIGLIAAVISIVVVLGFLGWFLMMIFESEKPNIQLAPLPEYFAEKQELLLTVTDAKRGIRRIEVSVKQEGRVMTVLEKTFSFVGLLNREGTHRFETRFPVDLSSLNLAQGRADFYVSVWDYSRRNGGDGNHSIFEHKMIVDTIPPAIRSLSSLNYANMGGSGLVVYQTSSDATESGLFVNDTFFPGFPAGEGAQEGMYVCYFAIPFDIQGKPEIYLWAEDRAGNHSRGIFNCRIRQKRFRKDKMNISDRFLEQILPYFSSYLKNMTGPDIDKFLKINKDLRLENARTFYELRTKTSPKMLWDGVWIRLKNAANMAGFGDHRTYYYNGEKIDEQTHMGLDLASLANSEVQAANNGRVVFAGDLGIYGLTVVLDHGQGLASTYSHLSGIGVQMDQEVMKGDIIGITGQTGLAGGDHLHYGVMVNGQFVNPIEWWDSHWIQDNVTKKLDMLKK from the coding sequence ATGGCTAAAAAAAGAAATATAGGGCTTATCGCGGCCGTCATCTCAATCGTGGTGGTATTAGGTTTTCTGGGCTGGTTCTTAATGATGATTTTTGAGTCGGAGAAACCGAATATCCAATTGGCGCCGCTCCCCGAATATTTTGCTGAAAAGCAGGAACTCTTGCTTACCGTTACGGATGCGAAAAGAGGCATCCGGCGGATAGAGGTATCTGTAAAGCAGGAAGGGAGGGTCATGACTGTTCTTGAAAAGACCTTCTCCTTTGTCGGCCTTCTCAACCGCGAGGGAACCCATCGCTTCGAGACCCGTTTTCCGGTGGATCTCTCCAGCCTCAATCTGGCCCAGGGCCGGGCGGACTTTTATGTGTCTGTATGGGATTATTCAAGAAGAAATGGGGGCGACGGGAACCATTCCATATTCGAACACAAGATGATCGTGGATACCATCCCCCCGGCCATCAGGTCTCTGAGCAGTCTCAATTACGCCAATATGGGCGGAAGCGGACTGGTGGTTTACCAGACCAGCTCTGATGCGACAGAGAGCGGACTGTTTGTCAATGACACCTTCTTCCCCGGCTTCCCTGCAGGAGAAGGCGCTCAGGAGGGGATGTATGTCTGCTATTTCGCTATTCCGTTCGATATCCAAGGGAAACCGGAGATCTATCTCTGGGCGGAAGATCGGGCCGGCAACCATTCAAGGGGCATCTTTAACTGTCGTATTCGCCAAAAGCGTTTCCGTAAAGATAAGATGAACATATCCGACCGGTTTCTGGAACAGATCCTTCCCTATTTTTCCTCATATCTAAAAAATATGACCGGGCCGGATATCGATAAGTTCCTTAAAATAAATAAGGACTTACGACTGGAAAATGCACGCACCTTCTACGAGCTGAGAACAAAAACAAGTCCGAAGATGCTCTGGGACGGGGTCTGGATCAGGCTCAAGAATGCCGCCAATATGGCAGGGTTCGGAGATCATCGGACCTATTACTACAACGGGGAGAAGATCGATGAACAGACGCATATGGGCCTGGATCTGGCCTCTTTGGCCAATTCCGAGGTCCAGGCCGCCAACAACGGCCGGGTCGTTTTCGCCGGCGACCTCGGCATCTACGGGCTGACCGTGGTCCTGGATCACGGCCAGGGGTTGGCCTCTACCTATTCCCATCTCAGCGGCATCGGCGTACAAATGGACCAGGAGGTGATGAAGGGCGATATCATCGGAATCACCGGACAGACCGGGTTGGCGGGGGGCGACCACCTCCATTACGGGGTGATGGTCAACGGCCAGTTCGTCAATCCCATCGAGTGGTGGGACAGTCACTGGATTCAGGACAATGTCACCAAAAAACTGGATATGCTGAAGAAGTGA
- a CDS encoding 4-hydroxybutyryl-CoA dehydratase, translating into MKLKNGAEYIESLRQLHPCIYYKGKKIEDVTRHPATAPHVRAAAMTYALANDDEYKDLATAVSHLTGRTISRFTHVHQNIEDLIKKIRLLRVLGQKTATCFQRCVGHDGINATYSVAYEIDETHGTDYLERFKRWLIRIQDENLMVVGAMTDPKGDRSKSAADQPDPDQYLHVVERRDDGIVIRGAKIHMTGAVNSHEILVMPTSAMDERSKDYAVVCAVPVNAPGITMIFGRQANDDRRDNRERIDVGKPSFGAVGGEAVIAFEDVFVPAERVFMDGETDFTGALVYRFAAHHRANYGACKTGLMDVLTGAVSYLAQIQGTAKASHVKDKVTEMIHLCETLYSSSIACSAEGWPTPSGAFMVDTMLANVCKQNVTRFHFEIARLAVDLAGGFIATLPSQYDLESEEIGHLVEKYFSGAKGIPTKHRIKIARLIEAMTGGTALVESMHGAGSPQAQRVMIFREGQLDKKIKLAKKLLGIPAGKKS; encoded by the coding sequence ATGAAACTTAAAAACGGCGCCGAATATATCGAGAGTCTCAGGCAGTTACACCCTTGCATCTATTACAAGGGCAAGAAGATTGAGGATGTGACCCGTCACCCGGCCACGGCCCCCCATGTGCGGGCCGCGGCCATGACCTATGCCCTGGCCAATGATGATGAATACAAGGACCTGGCCACCGCGGTCTCACACCTGACCGGCCGGACCATCAGCCGGTTCACCCACGTGCATCAGAATATCGAGGACCTGATCAAGAAGATCAGGCTCCTGCGGGTGCTGGGCCAAAAGACCGCCACCTGCTTTCAGCGGTGTGTGGGCCATGACGGGATCAACGCCACTTACTCCGTGGCCTACGAAATCGATGAAACGCACGGGACAGACTACCTGGAACGATTCAAGCGTTGGCTGATCCGGATCCAGGATGAAAACCTGATGGTGGTGGGGGCCATGACGGACCCGAAAGGCGATCGGTCCAAGAGTGCAGCGGACCAGCCCGATCCGGACCAGTATCTCCATGTGGTGGAGCGGCGGGATGACGGGATCGTTATCCGGGGGGCCAAGATCCATATGACCGGGGCCGTGAATTCCCACGAGATCCTGGTCATGCCCACGTCGGCCATGGATGAGCGCTCAAAGGACTATGCCGTGGTCTGCGCCGTTCCGGTGAATGCGCCGGGGATCACCATGATCTTCGGCCGCCAGGCCAACGACGACCGCCGCGACAATCGGGAGCGGATTGACGTGGGCAAGCCCTCCTTCGGGGCCGTGGGCGGGGAGGCGGTCATCGCGTTTGAGGATGTCTTTGTTCCCGCAGAGAGGGTGTTCATGGACGGCGAGACGGATTTTACAGGGGCCCTGGTCTATCGATTCGCCGCCCACCACCGCGCCAATTACGGGGCCTGCAAGACCGGCCTCATGGACGTCCTGACCGGGGCCGTCAGCTACCTGGCCCAGATCCAGGGAACCGCAAAGGCCTCCCATGTCAAGGATAAGGTCACGGAGATGATCCACCTGTGCGAAACCCTCTACAGCTCCTCCATCGCCTGCTCGGCAGAAGGCTGGCCCACCCCCTCCGGGGCCTTTATGGTGGATACCATGCTGGCCAACGTGTGCAAGCAGAATGTCACCCGTTTTCACTTCGAGATCGCCCGTCTGGCCGTTGACCTGGCGGGCGGGTTTATCGCGACCCTTCCCAGCCAGTACGACCTGGAAAGCGAAGAGATCGGGCATCTGGTTGAAAAATATTTCTCAGGGGCCAAAGGCATCCCTACGAAGCACCGGATCAAGATCGCCCGCCTGATCGAGGCCATGACCGGGGGGACCGCCCTGGTGGAATCCATGCACGGGGCCGGGTCCCCCCAGGCGCAGCGGGTGATGATCTTCAGGGAGGGTCAATTGGACAAGAAGATTAAACTGGCAAAAAAATTGCTCGGGATTCCGGCTGGAAAAAAGTCATGA
- a CDS encoding DUF721 domain-containing protein, whose product MNNAMEVSQDMDPSKNELTPLRDIISGLLTDGTLSFNPDDVDIWKVWNEVVGETISESARPSRIRKGRLSVTVSDPIWLQELNFLESTIREKLNSKLGRMAVDKIDFRVGRR is encoded by the coding sequence ATGAATAACGCTATGGAAGTGTCTCAAGATATGGACCCATCCAAAAATGAACTGACCCCCCTGAGGGACATCATCTCGGGACTGCTCACCGACGGAACCCTGTCGTTCAATCCGGATGACGTGGATATCTGGAAGGTATGGAACGAGGTGGTGGGTGAAACCATTTCAGAGAGTGCCCGGCCGTCCCGGATCAGGAAGGGTCGTCTGAGCGTCACGGTTTCAGATCCGATCTGGCTTCAGGAACTCAATTTTTTAGAATCCACCATCAGGGAAAAGCTGAACAGCAAATTGGGCCGCATGGCCGTTGACAAGATCGACTTCAGGGTCGGCCGGCGATAG
- a CDS encoding methyltransferase, with translation MEILGSSISEIFAISHQPSAISRPELLPGESIDPFLDGRLQIIQSRDGYRFSIDAILLSQFVTVRPGDRVIDLGTGCGIIPLILLLTRPVGHAVGLEIQEDLASQALRNVQLNGLDQRMGIVLGDIRYPPMAGASADVVICNPPYRKMRSGRINPDPRRAIARHELLASIDDILSAAGYLLKKKGRVALIYPAVRLTDIFVRLRQFNLEPKRIQLNYPNIDSGAKLALIEATQGGRPGMEVLPPLLGQGNFSIAGRP, from the coding sequence TTGGAAATTTTAGGCAGTTCCATTTCGGAGATTTTTGCCATCAGCCATCAGCCATCAGCCATCAGCCGTCCAGAGCTCCTTCCCGGCGAGTCCATCGACCCATTTCTGGACGGCCGGCTCCAGATCATTCAATCCAGAGATGGTTACCGTTTCTCCATTGATGCGATCCTCCTGTCCCAATTCGTGACCGTCCGGCCTGGGGATAGGGTGATCGATCTCGGGACCGGGTGCGGCATCATCCCCCTTATCCTCCTCCTCACACGGCCGGTGGGCCATGCCGTAGGGCTGGAAATCCAGGAAGATCTGGCCTCCCAGGCCTTGCGCAATGTTCAGTTGAACGGTTTGGACCAGAGGATGGGCATCGTTCTGGGGGATATCCGATATCCGCCCATGGCCGGCGCCTCGGCGGACGTGGTCATATGCAATCCTCCCTACCGAAAGATGCGAAGCGGCCGCATTAATCCCGATCCGCGAAGGGCCATTGCAAGACACGAACTCCTGGCATCCATTGACGACATCCTGTCTGCCGCCGGCTATCTTCTGAAGAAAAAAGGAAGGGTTGCTCTGATCTATCCGGCCGTCCGCCTGACAGATATCTTCGTCCGGCTGAGGCAGTTCAACCTCGAACCGAAGCGGATTCAGTTGAATTACCCGAATATCGATTCGGGCGCCAAACTTGCATTGATCGAAGCGACGCAGGGGGGGCGGCCCGGGATGGAGGTTCTTCCCCCCCTCCTGGGCCAGGGGAATTTCTCTATCGCCGGCCGACCCTGA
- a CDS encoding AMP-binding protein, producing MESLYEKRPWLKNYPEWSPGDLEITDDTAIHDFERTSARVPDATAIIYFDRVIIYGEIDTLSNQLAAAFQDMGIKKGDRIVVDLQNVPQFPITAYAAWKAGAIVVPLNPMYKEKELAYFCQDSGAKLFVTLDETASDLDLSFLDGTAVKAVITTSPLDFLPPGTDLPGLLKKIRKAPVSGAMDMLQLIEKFLGRKPSDPGVAPEDVAYLTYTSGTTGSPKGAMNTHGNIAFNARVYQAMQKIDAHDVVLGVAPLFHVTGEVAHLAAAALTGIPVVLYYRFDAEETLRLIEQWKVTVTVASITVYIALLNHPDMGKRDLSSFIKAYSGGAPVSEATVKQFQEQTGLYLYNVYGMTETNSPSHIVPWGRRAPVDPESGALSVGVPVPNCVMKIMDLEEGTRELSPGEVGEIIDSGPILIPGYWQKPEETAHAIRGGWLYTGDVGKMDEDGWFYVVDRKKDMIVASGYKVWPRDVEDVIYQHPAVKETAVVGEADPYRGETVKAFVALKEGMKESVTAEDIISFCKARMAAYKYPRKVEFVSEIPKTLTGKFLRRTLREKGAATNR from the coding sequence ATGGAATCCCTTTATGAAAAACGGCCTTGGCTGAAGAATTACCCCGAGTGGTCCCCCGGCGATCTGGAGATAACAGATGATACCGCTATCCACGACTTTGAAAGAACATCGGCCCGGGTTCCCGATGCCACGGCCATAATCTATTTCGACCGGGTTATCATCTACGGAGAAATCGACACGCTTTCAAATCAGCTGGCCGCAGCCTTTCAGGATATGGGGATTAAAAAGGGAGACCGGATCGTGGTCGATCTTCAAAATGTCCCTCAGTTCCCCATCACCGCCTATGCCGCATGGAAGGCAGGGGCCATTGTGGTGCCCCTCAACCCCATGTACAAGGAGAAGGAGCTGGCCTATTTCTGCCAGGATTCAGGCGCCAAGCTATTTGTGACCCTGGATGAAACCGCATCCGATCTCGATCTTTCCTTTTTGGACGGCACCGCTGTCAAGGCTGTCATTACCACATCCCCCCTCGATTTTCTTCCTCCTGGAACCGACCTGCCCGGGCTTTTGAAAAAGATCAGGAAGGCCCCTGTGTCCGGTGCCATGGACATGCTTCAGTTGATCGAGAAATTTCTGGGCAGAAAACCGAGTGATCCAGGGGTTGCTCCTGAAGACGTGGCCTACCTGACCTACACCTCGGGGACCACCGGTTCTCCCAAGGGCGCCATGAACACCCACGGCAACATCGCCTTCAACGCCCGAGTGTATCAGGCCATGCAGAAAATCGATGCTCATGATGTGGTGCTGGGCGTGGCTCCCCTGTTCCATGTCACCGGAGAGGTGGCCCACCTGGCCGCCGCAGCCTTAACCGGGATTCCGGTGGTTCTCTATTACCGCTTTGATGCGGAAGAGACCCTCCGTCTGATCGAACAGTGGAAGGTGACGGTAACCGTGGCCTCCATTACCGTATACATCGCCTTATTGAATCATCCGGATATGGGGAAACGGGACCTCTCCAGTTTCATCAAGGCCTACAGCGGCGGGGCCCCTGTGTCCGAGGCCACCGTAAAGCAGTTTCAGGAACAGACCGGGCTGTATCTGTATAATGTCTATGGCATGACCGAGACCAACTCCCCTTCCCATATCGTGCCCTGGGGCAGGAGGGCCCCGGTGGACCCGGAAAGCGGGGCACTCTCGGTGGGGGTCCCTGTCCCCAACTGCGTCATGAAAATCATGGATCTGGAGGAGGGGACCCGGGAACTCTCTCCCGGTGAGGTCGGGGAGATCATTGATTCCGGTCCCATCCTCATACCGGGATACTGGCAGAAGCCCGAAGAAACCGCCCATGCCATCCGCGGCGGCTGGCTCTATACCGGAGATGTGGGCAAGATGGATGAGGACGGCTGGTTCTATGTGGTGGACCGGAAAAAAGACATGATCGTGGCGTCCGGCTACAAGGTCTGGCCCCGGGATGTGGAAGATGTGATCTATCAGCATCCAGCGGTAAAAGAGACCGCGGTGGTGGGGGAGGCGGATCCTTACCGGGGGGAAACGGTCAAGGCCTTTGTTGCATTGAAAGAAGGGATGAAGGAATCTGTCACGGCCGAGGATATCATATCCTTTTGCAAGGCCCGCATGGCCGCCTACAAGTACCCGAGAAAGGTGGAATTTGTCTCTGAAATTCCCAAGACCTTGACAGGTAAATTTCTCCGCCGCACCCTCAGAGAAAAAGGAGCAGCAACAAACCGATAA
- a CDS encoding amidohydrolase, with the protein MILTEDNHEFQVRDRQGDVSLVIEGGTAVTMAQGEAPIRGARIVISDGRIADIGRMAAVPLPLEGRVETIDAANTLVLPGLINAHTHAAMTLFRGLADDLPLKQWLFEKIFPAEAAGLNPETVYWGALLGCLEMIASGTTCFVDGYFFQDQTVRAAHAAGLRGIMAQGVIDFPAPGVPDPQDNLRVAGDFIRKWTGVSNLITPGVFCHSPLTCSARTLKAAWDLSEAYDLPLQIHLSETGQEVSDTIKRYGKRPVHYLDQLGLLDGSLIAVHGVHLDAGEMARLAERGVKIVHVPESNMKLGSGVAPVAAMMRSGVTLGLGTDGCASNNDLDLFCEMETAAKAAKVFDRDPLSLGAGTALGLATTGGAAVMGLEGELGTLEKGKKADIIIVDLDKPHLCPMYDPVSTLVYSANGSDVRDVIVNGRIIMRKKQFMTIDADEVMGKVREIGKRIGNLKI; encoded by the coding sequence ATGATTTTGACGGAGGATAATCATGAGTTTCAGGTACGGGATCGACAGGGGGATGTAAGCCTGGTCATCGAAGGGGGAACCGCCGTTACCATGGCCCAGGGCGAAGCGCCCATTCGAGGGGCAAGGATTGTTATATCCGATGGGCGAATTGCGGATATCGGAAGGATGGCAGCGGTGCCGCTTCCCCTGGAGGGTCGAGTGGAAACCATAGATGCCGCAAATACCCTTGTACTGCCTGGACTGATCAACGCCCATACCCATGCCGCCATGACATTATTCAGGGGGTTGGCGGACGATCTCCCTCTGAAGCAATGGCTGTTTGAAAAGATCTTTCCGGCGGAAGCCGCGGGTCTGAACCCCGAGACAGTCTACTGGGGGGCCCTGCTCGGATGTCTCGAAATGATCGCCTCGGGAACCACCTGTTTTGTGGACGGCTATTTTTTTCAGGACCAGACCGTTCGGGCCGCCCACGCTGCCGGGCTCAGGGGGATCATGGCCCAGGGGGTGATCGATTTCCCTGCACCCGGCGTCCCCGATCCCCAGGACAATCTGAGGGTTGCCGGGGATTTCATCCGGAAATGGACCGGCGTCTCCAATCTCATCACCCCGGGAGTCTTCTGTCACAGCCCTCTCACATGTTCAGCCCGCACCCTGAAAGCGGCGTGGGACCTGTCCGAAGCGTATGATCTCCCTCTGCAGATTCATCTCTCCGAGACGGGCCAAGAGGTGAGTGACACGATCAAGCGGTACGGCAAACGCCCGGTTCACTACCTGGATCAATTGGGTCTGTTGGACGGATCGCTGATTGCGGTCCACGGTGTACACCTCGACGCCGGGGAGATGGCGCGCCTCGCGGAAAGAGGGGTCAAGATCGTGCATGTCCCGGAGAGCAATATGAAGTTGGGATCGGGCGTGGCCCCGGTCGCCGCCATGATGCGCTCCGGGGTCACCCTCGGATTGGGCACGGACGGGTGCGCCTCCAATAATGACCTGGATCTTTTCTGTGAAATGGAGACCGCTGCCAAAGCGGCCAAGGTCTTTGACCGGGACCCGCTGAGTCTGGGTGCAGGGACGGCCCTCGGCCTGGCCACCACCGGGGGCGCGGCGGTTATGGGGCTGGAAGGGGAGCTTGGAACCCTCGAAAAGGGAAAAAAGGCGGATATTATCATTGTCGATCTTGACAAGCCCCATCTCTGTCCCATGTATGACCCTGTCTCCACCCTGGTCTATTCCGCCAATGGGAGTGATGTGAGGGACGTCATTGTAAACGGTCGGATCATAATGAGGAAAAAACAATTTATGACCATCGATGCGGATGAGGTCATGGGGAAGGTGAGGGAGATCGGTAAGCGGATTGGGAATTTGAAAATTTAG